A stretch of the Streptomyces sp. NBC_00654 genome encodes the following:
- a CDS encoding DsbA family protein, translating into MSKRNTQANKAAARERLRAERERQAKKDKARKQIVVGVSVVAALAVIGGISYGVMQLNKPDAWTAAADAKNVTAPKNTSGKDGTTVVIGKSTAKKTLELYEDSRCPICGTFEQALGETVEKDVEAGKYKIKYVGATFIDNTDSGEGSKNALSALGAALDVSPEAFLDYKAALYSAKYHPEESDDKFAKDSFLIEVADSVDALKGNKEFQKAVEDGTYDAWAMKMSKAFDKSGVTGTPSLRMDGKPVTAEGSENAPMTVPDFNAAVDKALKA; encoded by the coding sequence ATGAGCAAGCGCAACACCCAGGCCAACAAGGCAGCGGCCCGCGAGCGGCTGCGCGCCGAGCGCGAGCGCCAGGCGAAGAAGGACAAGGCCCGCAAGCAGATCGTCGTCGGTGTCTCGGTCGTCGCCGCGCTGGCGGTCATCGGCGGCATCAGCTACGGCGTGATGCAGCTGAACAAGCCGGACGCCTGGACGGCCGCCGCGGACGCGAAGAACGTGACCGCCCCGAAGAACACCTCGGGCAAGGACGGCACGACCGTGGTCATCGGCAAGTCGACCGCCAAGAAGACCCTTGAGCTGTACGAGGACTCGCGCTGCCCGATCTGCGGCACGTTCGAGCAGGCGCTCGGCGAGACCGTCGAGAAGGACGTCGAGGCGGGCAAGTACAAGATCAAGTACGTCGGTGCGACCTTCATCGACAACACCGACAGCGGAGAGGGCTCCAAGAACGCCCTCAGCGCGCTGGGCGCGGCCCTCGATGTGAGCCCCGAGGCGTTCCTGGACTACAAGGCCGCGCTCTACTCCGCGAAGTACCACCCGGAGGAGAGCGACGACAAGTTCGCCAAGGACAGCTTCCTGATCGAGGTGGCGGACTCCGTGGACGCGCTGAAGGGCAACAAGGAGTTCCAGAAGGCCGTCGAGGACGGCACGTACGACGCGTGGGCGATGAAGATGTCCAAGGCGTTCGACAAGAGCGGGGTGACGGGCACGCCGTCGCTGAGGATGGACGGCAAGCCGGTCACCGCCGAGGGCAGCGAGAACGCCCCCATGACGGTGCCCGACTTCAACGCCGCGGTCGACAAGGCGCTGAAGGCGTAA